From one Henningerozyma blattae CBS 6284 chromosome 1, complete genome genomic stretch:
- the RAM2 gene encoding bifunctional protein farnesyltransferase/protein geranylgeranyltransferase (similar to Saccharomyces cerevisiae RAM2 (YKL019W); ancestral locus Anc_2.661), whose product MTEEFLLKFQDIKPTPIQTDIPNELCQILYTKEYANLMGVTRTLMNNREHSKRALELTSVVIEIAPAFYTVWNYRYNIIHDMVLQLKDANQEKVIEFLNKDLDWLDELTLNNPKNYQIWSYRQAILNLHPKPDFKRDLPILKIMLHDDTKNYHVWSYRKWLIDFVKNDSLFDFNIELNFTNIFIDRDIYNNSAWTHRLFVIKTNPANKNIDFNSKLIQNEIIFTKKNIHLCPQNISSWNYLIALLDWLNNGKATDDLIEFASQFVSDFFSNTAILPNIQSSYALEFLADQYKLDPKRINDSIKAYKALSTKYDPIRTPYWNHLIKGLS is encoded by the coding sequence ATGACCGAAGAATTcctattgaaatttcaagatATCAAACCAACCCCCATTCAAACTGACATCCCTAATGAATTATGCCAAATTCTTTATACAAAAGAATATGCTAATCTAATGGGTGTAACAAGAACTCTAATGAACAATCGTGAACACTCTAAGAGAGCTCTGGAATTAACTTCTGTTGTGATTGAAATTGCTCCAGCTTTTTATACAGTTTGGAATTATCGTTATAATATCATTCACGATATGGTTTTACAATTGAAAGATGCTAATCAGGAAAAAGTTATCgaatttctaaataaagatttggATTGGCTAGATGAATTGACTTTAAACAACCCCaagaattatcaaatttgGTCTTATAGACAGgctattttgaatttgcatCCCAAGCCAGATTTCAAAAGAGATCTACCTATTTTGAAGATTATGTTGCATGACGATACAAAGAATTACCATGTTTGGTCGTATAGGAAATGgttaattgattttgttaAAAACGATTCTTTATTCGATTTCAAcattgaattgaatttcacaaatatttttattgatagAGATATCTATAATAATAGTGCTTGGACTCATAGActttttgtaataaagaCTAATCCtgcaaataaaaatatagattTCAATTCTAAACTGattcaaaatgaaataatatttactaagaaaaatattcatttatgCCCACAGAATATTTCGTCttggaattatttgatagcATTATTAGATTGGTTAAATAATGGTAAAGCAACTGATGATTTGATCGAATTTGCTTCCCAATTTGTttctgattttttttccaatacTGCTATTTTACCAAATATTCAATCATCATATGCTTTAGAATTCTTGGCTGATCAATATAAACTAGATCCGAAAAGAATTAATGATTCTATAAAGGCTTATAAAGCTCTGTCCACTAAATATGATCCAATAAGAACTCCATATTGGAATCATTTAATTAAGGGATTATCATAG